The Lysobacter panacisoli genome includes a window with the following:
- a CDS encoding PepSY-associated TM helix domain-containing protein has protein sequence MATTIAPTRAPTKRRVRAVLSWLHLWTGLTVGLAFALVSLAGTVLVFHVDLLKLQHPQLAQHEPVADGRVLDALIARWAPEGMRSLDLPRAELPVWQAYFEDGHRQYFAPEDGTLLLYRSHHDDVLLFLHEWHVELLGGKAGKEMLGIFGWISLALILIGLYLWWPRRGRMLSQLKMHAGPPVRRWLTWHRTIGVVLLPLLLLTTFTGVGMVYSRGFQKVLVATFGGKNVKEPELPASSTPIDWTNAIAHAGTALPDARLARVSVPDPDEGVVGFRAQANGEWHPVGRSTVSLSRDGRVVQAFDATSHRLGMRMSQAFYPLHIGAVGGTTMKWITAFTGLLPAFLLVTGFLFWRRRRGR, from the coding sequence ATGGCCACGACCATCGCACCCACGCGCGCGCCGACGAAACGGCGCGTGCGTGCAGTGCTGTCGTGGCTGCACCTGTGGACGGGCCTGACGGTCGGCCTCGCCTTCGCACTGGTGTCGCTGGCCGGCACGGTGCTGGTGTTCCATGTCGACCTGCTCAAGCTGCAGCATCCGCAGCTCGCGCAGCATGAGCCCGTCGCCGACGGTCGCGTACTTGATGCACTGATCGCGCGATGGGCCCCGGAAGGCATGCGCTCGCTCGACCTGCCGCGCGCGGAACTTCCCGTGTGGCAGGCGTATTTCGAGGATGGCCATCGCCAGTACTTCGCGCCGGAGGACGGCACGCTGCTGCTGTATCGCAGCCACCACGACGACGTGCTGCTGTTCCTGCACGAATGGCATGTCGAACTGCTCGGCGGCAAGGCCGGCAAGGAAATGCTGGGCATCTTCGGCTGGATCTCGCTCGCGCTGATCCTGATCGGCCTGTACCTGTGGTGGCCGCGTCGCGGTCGCATGCTGTCGCAGCTGAAGATGCACGCGGGGCCACCGGTGCGTCGATGGCTCACCTGGCATCGCACGATCGGCGTGGTGCTGCTGCCGCTGTTGCTGCTGACGACATTCACCGGCGTCGGCATGGTCTATTCGCGCGGGTTCCAGAAAGTGCTGGTCGCGACCTTCGGCGGCAAGAACGTCAAGGAACCGGAACTGCCCGCAAGCAGTACGCCGATCGACTGGACGAACGCGATCGCCCACGCCGGCACTGCCCTGCCCGACGCTCGCCTCGCGCGCGTGTCGGTGCCCGATCCCGACGAAGGCGTGGTCGGCTTCCGCGCGCAGGCGAACGGTGAGTGGCACCCGGTCGGTCGAAGCACCGTATCGCTGTCGCGCGACGGCCGCGTGGTGCAGGCGTTCGACGCGACGTCGCACCGGCTCGGCATGCGCATGAGCCAGGCGTTCTATCCGCTGCACATCGGCGCGGTCGGCGGAACCACGATGAAATGGATCACCGCCTTCACCGGCCTGCTGCCCGCGTTCCTGCTGGTCACCGGCTTCCTGTTCTGGCGCCGCCGGCGCGGGCGCTGA
- a CDS encoding TonB-dependent receptor, producing the protein MPRRHLLASALLAVLVAPVAHAEDAVDIDRVTVSASTSRIPDSEAALPNTITVIDQKQLQQQLALTQDISQVLANLIPSFAPSRQKLTNSGETLRGRKPLYLVDGVPQSTPLRDGGRDGHTIDPSMIERIEVIHGANALQGLGASGGIINIITKRAPRQDGDTFQDVSVAASTALPHESDSTGYRASYLFGTRKGAFDFVGGASYASEGLYYDGDGDSIAVNDVQGDLMDSETYNLFAKAGWNIDEDRRLQASANRYELQGNNDYHAVNGNIATGQLATSAPGGSEGEGPRNRSTSFTLDYTDKALAGGYFQAQLYWVDFEALYGGSYWGDFWGDNRDPNWFDQSQNVSEKLGGKFSWSRGDLFGLRLRATLGLDLARDTTSQELVLANMDWVPETTYESVSPFVQLEWWITDSVMLTGGVRHERGKLDVDDYLTIPDQRLTPGIHGTRYFVEGGSPETSETLPNFGAVWEVTDTLKLYASYSEGYTVADIGRVLRAITQPNQSVDNLVDLQPVIADNQEIGLDYDNGRWLVHVAAYWSDSDLGSRLAFDNATQTYNVVRERTEIDGYEANVAYQFTDATRIGLAYAQTDGRYDSNGDDRVDSDLPGINVSPDRVTAFWDQVWTPGISSRLQASHSFDREFDLRGVPQPQNDFEGYTTLDLQARFQLPVGALNVGIENLTGEQYVTYYSQTTPRNDTYTAGRGRVLTVGWSHRF; encoded by the coding sequence ATGCCCCGTCGCCACCTGCTTGCCAGCGCCCTGCTGGCCGTCCTCGTCGCACCCGTCGCCCACGCAGAGGATGCCGTCGACATCGACCGCGTCACCGTCTCGGCCAGCACCAGCCGCATTCCGGATTCGGAAGCCGCGCTGCCCAACACCATCACCGTGATCGACCAGAAGCAGCTGCAGCAGCAGCTCGCGCTGACCCAGGACATCTCGCAGGTGTTGGCGAACCTGATCCCGTCGTTCGCGCCGTCGCGCCAGAAGCTGACCAACAGCGGCGAGACGCTGCGTGGCCGCAAGCCGCTGTACCTGGTGGACGGCGTGCCGCAATCCACGCCGCTGCGCGACGGTGGTCGCGATGGCCACACCATCGATCCGTCGATGATCGAGCGCATCGAGGTCATCCACGGCGCCAATGCGCTGCAGGGCCTGGGCGCGTCGGGCGGCATCATCAACATCATCACCAAGCGCGCACCGCGCCAGGACGGCGATACGTTCCAGGACGTCAGCGTCGCCGCCAGCACCGCGCTGCCGCACGAGAGCGACAGCACGGGCTATCGCGCCTCGTACCTGTTCGGCACGCGCAAGGGCGCGTTCGACTTCGTCGGCGGCGCGTCCTACGCCAGCGAAGGCCTGTACTACGACGGCGACGGCGATTCGATCGCGGTCAACGACGTGCAGGGCGACCTGATGGATTCGGAAACCTACAACCTCTTCGCCAAGGCCGGCTGGAACATCGACGAAGACCGCCGCCTGCAGGCCAGCGCGAACCGTTACGAGCTGCAGGGCAACAACGACTACCACGCAGTCAACGGCAACATCGCCACCGGCCAGCTCGCGACGTCCGCGCCGGGCGGCAGCGAGGGCGAAGGCCCGCGCAACCGTTCGACCTCGTTCACGCTGGACTACACCGACAAGGCGCTCGCCGGCGGTTACTTCCAGGCGCAGCTGTACTGGGTCGATTTCGAAGCGCTCTACGGTGGCAGCTACTGGGGCGATTTCTGGGGCGACAACCGCGATCCGAACTGGTTCGACCAGTCGCAGAACGTGTCGGAGAAGCTGGGCGGCAAGTTCAGCTGGTCGCGCGGCGATCTGTTCGGCCTGCGCCTGCGCGCCACCCTTGGCCTCGATCTCGCGCGCGATACGACCTCGCAGGAACTCGTCCTGGCCAACATGGACTGGGTGCCAGAGACGACGTACGAATCCGTGTCGCCGTTCGTGCAGCTGGAATGGTGGATCACCGATTCGGTGATGCTGACCGGCGGCGTGCGCCATGAGCGCGGCAAGCTCGACGTGGACGATTACCTGACCATTCCAGACCAGCGCCTCACCCCGGGTATCCACGGCACGCGCTACTTCGTCGAAGGCGGTTCGCCGGAGACCAGCGAGACGCTGCCGAACTTCGGTGCCGTGTGGGAAGTCACCGATACGCTGAAGCTGTACGCCTCGTACTCCGAGGGCTACACCGTGGCCGACATCGGCCGCGTACTGCGCGCGATCACCCAGCCGAACCAGAGCGTCGACAACCTCGTCGACCTGCAGCCGGTAATCGCCGATAACCAGGAAATCGGCCTGGACTACGACAACGGCCGCTGGCTGGTGCACGTGGCCGCGTACTGGTCCGACTCCGACCTCGGTTCGCGCCTGGCCTTCGACAACGCCACGCAGACCTACAACGTCGTGCGCGAACGCACCGAGATCGACGGTTACGAAGCCAACGTGGCCTACCAGTTCACCGACGCCACCCGTATCGGCCTGGCCTACGCGCAGACCGACGGTCGCTACGACAGCAACGGCGACGACCGCGTCGACAGCGACCTGCCGGGCATCAACGTGAGCCCGGACCGCGTGACCGCGTTCTGGGACCAGGTCTGGACGCCGGGCATCTCCAGCCGCCTGCAGGCCAGCCACTCGTTCGACCGCGAATTCGACCTGCGCGGCGTGCCGCAGCCGCAGAACGATTTCGAGGGCTACACCACGCTCGACCTGCAGGCGCGCTTCCAGCTGCCGGTCGGTGCGCTGAACGTGGGCATCGAGAACCTGACCGGCGAGCAGTACGTGACCTACTACTCGCAGACCACGCCGCGCAACGACACCTACACCGCCGGTCGCGGCCGCGTGCTGACGGTAGGCTGGTCGCACCGGTTCTGA
- a CDS encoding ribokinase gives MKARVVVVGSFNVDHVWTVASLPRPGETLSGHYHTGPGGKGFNQATAAARAGARTTFVCALGDDLGGQLARALAVADDIALHDLASAAPTGTAGIYVDHDGRNSIVIGPGANAELSAEFVLAQRNEIEGAGVVLAQLESPSDAVQAAFSIAREAGVRTVLNPAPADALASAALLALADVITPNETEFCAQLQQHVGERVDAATVAMQSDDALHALCRRLLPHGTVVVTLGAAGCFVSHADANLHRDARAHYRVAAAQVQPQDTTGAGDAFNGAFAASWARHPDAAFAEHLHYASRYAGLSTERAGAAASMPHDAEVRARFD, from the coding sequence ATGAAGGCACGCGTCGTCGTCGTCGGTTCCTTCAACGTCGACCACGTGTGGACGGTGGCCTCGCTGCCGCGACCGGGCGAGACGCTGAGCGGCCACTACCACACCGGCCCCGGCGGCAAAGGCTTCAACCAGGCCACCGCCGCCGCGCGTGCGGGCGCGCGCACGACCTTCGTGTGCGCGCTCGGCGACGACCTTGGCGGCCAGCTCGCACGTGCGCTCGCCGTCGCGGACGACATCGCGCTGCACGACCTCGCCAGCGCCGCGCCGACCGGCACGGCCGGCATCTACGTCGATCACGACGGACGCAACTCGATCGTGATCGGCCCCGGCGCCAACGCCGAGCTGTCGGCGGAGTTCGTCCTGGCGCAGCGCAACGAGATTGAAGGCGCGGGCGTCGTGCTCGCGCAGCTCGAATCGCCGTCGGATGCGGTGCAGGCCGCGTTTTCCATCGCGCGCGAGGCCGGCGTGCGGACCGTGCTGAATCCCGCACCGGCCGATGCACTCGCCTCCGCGGCACTGCTGGCGCTGGCGGACGTGATCACGCCGAACGAGACGGAGTTCTGCGCCCAGCTGCAGCAGCACGTCGGCGAACGCGTCGATGCCGCCACCGTCGCCATGCAGTCCGACGATGCGCTCCACGCGCTGTGCCGGCGCCTGCTGCCGCACGGCACCGTGGTGGTGACACTCGGCGCCGCGGGTTGTTTCGTCTCGCATGCGGACGCCAACCTGCATCGCGATGCACGCGCGCACTACCGAGTCGCCGCCGCACAGGTGCAGCCGCAGGACACCACCGGCGCAGGCGATGCGTTCAACGGCGCGTTCGCGGCGTCGTGGGCCCGCCATCCGGACGCGGCGTTCGCCGAACACCTGCACTACGCCAGCCGTTACGCCGGGCTCTCGACCGAGCGCGCTGGCGCCGCAGCCTCGATGCCGCACGACGCGGAAGTGCGCGCCCGGTTCGACTGA
- a CDS encoding NupC/NupG family nucleoside CNT transporter, with protein sequence MEAITRVAFGLFGLAVLIGIAWLFSNNKRRVDWKLVATGVSLQIAFAALVLLVPGGKDAFDAIGHGFVKVLSFVGEGSKFIFGNLMDTSTYGFIFAFQVLPTIIFFAALMGVLYHLGVMQAIVRGMAWVITKVMRVSGAETTSVCASVFIGQTEAPLTVRPYIPKMTESELITMMIGGMAHIAGGVLAAYVGMLGGGDPEQQAFYAKHLLAASIMAAPATLVIAKILVPETGEPLTRGTVKMEVEKNTANVIDAAAAGAGDGLRLALNIGAMLLAFIALIALLNWPLTWFGEVTGIAAAIGKPTDLATIFGYVLAPLAWVIGTPWQDASIVGSLIGQKVVINEFVAYLQLADIVNGKVAGVTLTEQGRLIATYALCGFANFSSIAIQIGGIGGLAPERRQDLARFGLRAVLGGSIATFMTATIAGVLTWFGS encoded by the coding sequence GTGGAAGCCATTACCCGGGTGGCCTTTGGCCTGTTTGGTCTGGCGGTGCTGATCGGCATCGCGTGGCTGTTTTCGAACAACAAGCGCCGCGTCGACTGGAAGCTCGTCGCCACCGGCGTGAGCCTGCAGATCGCGTTCGCCGCGCTGGTGTTGCTGGTGCCGGGCGGCAAGGACGCGTTCGACGCAATCGGCCACGGTTTCGTGAAGGTGCTCAGCTTCGTCGGCGAAGGCAGCAAGTTCATCTTCGGCAACCTGATGGACACCTCCACCTACGGCTTCATCTTCGCCTTCCAGGTGTTGCCGACCATCATCTTCTTCGCCGCACTGATGGGCGTGCTGTACCACCTCGGCGTGATGCAGGCGATCGTGCGCGGCATGGCGTGGGTGATCACCAAGGTGATGCGCGTGTCCGGTGCGGAAACCACCAGCGTCTGCGCCAGTGTGTTCATCGGCCAGACCGAGGCGCCGCTGACCGTACGCCCCTACATCCCGAAGATGACCGAATCCGAGCTGATCACGATGATGATCGGTGGCATGGCACACATCGCCGGCGGCGTGCTCGCCGCCTACGTGGGCATGCTCGGCGGCGGCGATCCGGAACAGCAGGCGTTCTACGCCAAGCACCTGCTGGCAGCGTCGATCATGGCCGCGCCGGCGACGCTGGTGATCGCCAAGATCCTCGTGCCCGAGACCGGCGAACCGCTCACCCGCGGCACGGTGAAGATGGAGGTCGAGAAGAACACCGCCAACGTCATCGACGCGGCCGCTGCCGGCGCCGGCGACGGCCTGCGCCTGGCGCTGAACATCGGCGCGATGCTGCTGGCCTTCATCGCGCTGATCGCGCTGCTCAACTGGCCGCTGACGTGGTTCGGCGAAGTCACCGGCATCGCCGCCGCCATCGGCAAGCCGACCGACCTGGCCACCATCTTCGGCTACGTGCTCGCGCCGCTGGCGTGGGTGATCGGCACGCCGTGGCAGGACGCCTCCATCGTCGGCAGCCTGATCGGCCAGAAGGTCGTCATCAACGAATTCGTCGCGTACCTGCAGCTGGCCGACATCGTCAACGGCAAGGTCGCGGGCGTGACGCTGACCGAGCAGGGCCGTCTGATCGCCACCTACGCGCTGTGCGGCTTCGCCAACTTCAGCTCGATCGCGATCCAGATCGGCGGCATCGGCGGCCTCGCGCCGGAACGCCGCCAGGACCTGGCGCGCTTCGGCTTGCGCGCGGTGCTGGGCGGCTCGATCGCGACCTTCATGACCGCCACCATCGCCGGCGTGCTGACCTGGTTCGGCAGCTGA
- a CDS encoding GGDEF domain-containing protein yields the protein MLEIGAGGELMVARLRVVIAAMLLVLPVANALGGGSVKDTMIGLSGAIVINIFAHLWLTLARRRRLFRWLPFASSAFDVTATTVLLILLATDHLPAGLNNLTAWCGYVIAIVLTAPRSDGRIALFAGALAIGQYALLVLAVFASATSPEQLISSDYGAITWGSQAQRVLLLMVFTLITAMVVYRMQRLVEMSGTDGLTRLPNRTWLMYRVPRLFDSVRHDGDSLTLALIDLDHFRRINESHGHHAGDRALRHVVAVLRELAEPGEWLVRIGGEEFVLLLRKPIGTAWERVDAIRRALGERPFEPERGADSVPLSFSAGLAGFPHEGTDLSRLLRRADGRLQQAKLQGRNRVVARDG from the coding sequence ATGCTGGAGATCGGCGCCGGCGGCGAGCTGATGGTCGCGCGCCTGCGCGTGGTGATCGCCGCGATGCTGCTGGTGCTGCCGGTGGCGAACGCACTCGGCGGCGGCAGCGTGAAAGACACGATGATCGGCCTGAGCGGCGCGATCGTCATCAACATCTTCGCCCACCTGTGGCTGACGCTGGCGCGCCGGCGACGGCTGTTCCGCTGGCTGCCGTTCGCCTCGTCCGCGTTCGATGTGACCGCGACGACGGTGCTGCTGATCCTGCTCGCCACCGATCACCTGCCCGCCGGCCTCAACAACCTCACCGCGTGGTGCGGCTATGTGATCGCCATCGTGCTGACCGCGCCGCGCAGCGACGGACGCATCGCGCTGTTCGCCGGCGCGCTCGCGATCGGCCAGTACGCACTGCTGGTGCTGGCGGTGTTCGCCTCGGCCACGTCGCCGGAACAGCTGATTTCCAGCGACTACGGCGCGATCACCTGGGGCAGCCAGGCCCAGCGCGTCCTGCTGCTGATGGTATTCACCCTGATCACCGCGATGGTGGTCTACCGCATGCAGCGGCTGGTCGAGATGTCCGGCACCGACGGCCTGACCCGCCTGCCCAACCGCACCTGGCTGATGTACCGCGTGCCGCGCCTGTTCGACAGCGTGCGCCACGACGGCGACAGCCTCACGCTGGCGCTGATCGACCTGGACCACTTCCGTCGCATCAACGAAAGCCACGGCCATCACGCCGGCGACCGCGCGTTGCGCCACGTGGTCGCGGTGCTGCGCGAACTCGCCGAGCCGGGCGAATGGCTGGTGCGCATCGGCGGCGAGGAATTCGTGCTGCTGCTGCGCAAGCCCATCGGCACCGCGTGGGAGCGGGTCGATGCGATCCGCCGTGCGCTGGGCGAGCGCCCGTTCGAGCCCGAGCGCGGCGCCGACAGCGTGCCGCTGAGCTTCAGCGCCGGGCTGGCGGGCTTCCCGCACGAAGGAACGGACCTGTCGCGCCTGCTGCGCCGTGCCGACGGCCGCCTGCAGCAGGCCAAGCTGCAGGGGCGCAACCGGGTCGTCGCGCGCGACGGCTGA
- a CDS encoding TMEM165/GDT1 family protein — MEHFPLMTAAVSTGTVALAEIGDKTQLLALLLAARFRKPWPIVAGILVATLLNHALAGWFGTLVAQWLQPDVLRWVVAGSFLAVALWTLKPDKLDDADSGIPAHGAFVATTFAFFLAEIGDKTQVATVLLAAKYSPLWEVVVGTTVGMLLANVPVVLLGSKLADRLPLKAARYTAAVVFLALAAWAAVRGIG, encoded by the coding sequence ATGGAACACTTCCCTCTGATGACCGCCGCCGTTTCCACCGGCACCGTGGCGCTCGCCGAGATCGGCGACAAGACGCAGCTGCTCGCGCTGCTGCTGGCGGCGCGCTTCCGCAAGCCGTGGCCGATCGTGGCCGGCATCCTCGTCGCGACCCTGCTCAACCATGCGCTGGCCGGCTGGTTCGGCACGCTCGTCGCACAGTGGCTGCAGCCCGATGTACTGCGCTGGGTGGTGGCCGGCAGCTTCCTCGCGGTCGCGCTGTGGACGCTCAAGCCGGACAAGCTCGACGACGCCGACAGCGGCATCCCCGCGCATGGCGCGTTCGTGGCGACGACGTTCGCGTTCTTCCTGGCCGAGATCGGCGACAAGACCCAGGTCGCGACCGTGTTGCTCGCGGCCAAGTATTCGCCGCTGTGGGAAGTCGTGGTCGGTACCACCGTCGGCATGCTGCTGGCGAATGTGCCGGTAGTGCTGCTGGGCAGCAAGCTGGCCGATCGCCTGCCGCTGAAGGCGGCGCGCTACACGGCGGCGGTGGTGTTCCTTGCGCTGGCCGCCTGGGCTGCGGTACGCGGCATCGGCTGA
- a CDS encoding aldo/keto reductase — protein MQYRRLGSSGLQLSALSFGAWLTFGAQIGRSTARDLIAAAWDNGINFFDNAEGYANGEAEKVMGDVIADLRLPRDGFCVSSKVFFGSAAEPGPTQRGLSRKHVTDACHAALKRLRVDCLDLYYCHRPDPDTPIEETVGAMDALIRQGKVLYWGTSEWTAAQIREAHKVARARNWYAPTMEQPQYNLLHRERVELEYAPLYAELGLGTTIWSPLASGLLTGKYNAGVPTEARLGREGLGWLQRTVLGGEGERVERARRFVALAGELDIAPAPLALAWCLRNPHVSSVILGASRPEQLLQNLQALELAERLGEAEWQRVEAAVG, from the coding sequence ATGCAATACCGCCGCCTCGGCTCGTCCGGCCTGCAGCTTTCGGCCCTCTCGTTCGGCGCCTGGCTGACCTTCGGGGCCCAGATCGGCCGATCCACGGCCCGCGACCTGATCGCCGCCGCCTGGGACAACGGCATCAACTTCTTCGACAACGCCGAGGGCTATGCCAATGGCGAGGCGGAGAAGGTCATGGGCGACGTGATCGCCGACCTGCGCCTGCCGCGCGACGGCTTCTGCGTGTCGAGCAAGGTGTTCTTCGGCTCTGCGGCAGAGCCGGGCCCGACCCAGCGCGGCCTGTCGCGCAAGCACGTCACCGATGCCTGCCACGCCGCGCTCAAGCGCCTGCGCGTGGATTGCCTCGACCTGTACTACTGCCACCGTCCGGATCCGGACACGCCGATCGAGGAAACCGTCGGCGCGATGGACGCGCTGATCCGCCAGGGCAAGGTGCTGTACTGGGGAACGTCGGAATGGACCGCGGCGCAGATCCGCGAGGCGCACAAGGTCGCCCGCGCGCGCAACTGGTACGCGCCGACGATGGAGCAGCCGCAGTACAACCTGCTGCACCGCGAACGGGTGGAACTCGAATACGCGCCGCTCTACGCCGAGCTCGGCCTGGGCACCACGATCTGGTCGCCGCTGGCCTCGGGCCTGCTCACCGGCAAGTACAACGCCGGCGTGCCGACCGAAGCGCGCCTCGGGCGCGAAGGCCTGGGCTGGCTGCAGCGCACCGTGCTGGGCGGCGAAGGCGAGCGGGTGGAGCGTGCGCGTCGCTTCGTCGCGCTCGCGGGTGAGCTCGACATCGCACCGGCACCGCTGGCGCTCGCCTGGTGCCTGCGCAATCCGCATGTGTCGAGCGTGATCCTCGGCGCGAGCCGGCCGGAACAGCTGCTCCAGAACCTGCAGGCACTGGAGCTGGCCGAGCGCCTCGGCGAGGCCGAATGGCAGCGTGTGGAGGCTGCCGTTGGGTGA
- the hemP gene encoding hemin uptake protein HemP, with amino-acid sequence MSLRPTLLQLKPRSDRPAPTLAAVAAPGLPLGGALVDSDDLLRGSREVLIRHGGEVYRLRHTRNDKLILTK; translated from the coding sequence ATGTCCCTGCGTCCCACGCTGTTGCAGCTCAAGCCCCGTTCCGACCGCCCGGCGCCGACCCTCGCCGCCGTCGCTGCTCCCGGCCTGCCGCTCGGCGGCGCCCTGGTCGACAGCGACGATCTGCTGCGCGGCAGCCGTGAAGTGCTGATCCGCCACGGCGGCGAGGTCTACCGCCTGCGCCACACGCGCAACGACAAGCTGATCCTCACCAAGTAA
- a CDS encoding TonB-dependent hemoglobin/transferrin/lactoferrin family receptor, whose amino-acid sequence MHPVPSTLALALLLAIPAVSAAADTAPDGAADPQSLVAAAAAAGAANEFDRIVVTATRTERALDDVPNVVTAIDREQMDRELVRDLKDLFRYEPGITVTGGAGRFGGIGDIRIRGLGGNRVRIETDGIAVPDAFSIGSFSNANRNFVDLDTLKAVEVVRGPGSALYGSDALGGVVSFVTKDPFDYLGEGKDAYFGLKLGYLGEDDSLFGSATAAFGGERWSGLVAVGHHQGQERENMGENRSRNSSRTAPNPQDSDGRSLLTKLVFAPSGNQRFKLTVEGNEDSVDTDVLSALGDSSTIPNTPPSVRVASQTGDDHQTRARVAFAHEVDALDTAFADSLQWQIYRQDSETTQRTREERATLRNGVAINPVLREREFNFDQRLYGADAVLHKDFRTGSVDHALTYGVEFTRTDFKQKRDGRATNLLTGTVTNVISPDTFPVRDFPVSETSQAALYVQDEISFAGGEFRLIPAVRVDYYKLDPELDPIFAQDNPGVAVADLSETSVSPKLGAVWHFTQDWSLFGGYQHGFRAPPYGDVNLGFTNLQFGYTAIPNPDLKPETSDGVELGLRFSNEAVYAEVSGYYNRYDDFIESASQVSQPPQTPLIVFQSRNIADAEIYGIEARAGVDLGAYSEALAGWSIKGAAAWSKGEDRTTNVPLSSIDPLRATLGVAYDRDTWGVELAGRFAARKDELPAANQFEIPGYGVLDLLAHWNFAPGATFDVGVFNLGDRKYWDAGDVPAGTLAASTVLDRYTSPGRNVGVSLAVSW is encoded by the coding sequence ATGCATCCCGTTCCCAGCACCCTTGCCCTTGCCCTTCTGCTCGCCATTCCGGCGGTGAGCGCTGCCGCCGACACCGCACCGGATGGCGCAGCCGATCCGCAGTCCCTCGTCGCCGCCGCCGCGGCCGCCGGTGCGGCCAACGAGTTCGACCGCATCGTCGTCACCGCCACGCGCACCGAGCGCGCGCTGGACGACGTGCCGAACGTGGTCACCGCGATCGACCGCGAACAGATGGATCGCGAGCTCGTCCGCGACCTCAAGGATCTGTTCCGCTACGAGCCCGGCATCACGGTGACTGGCGGTGCGGGTCGCTTCGGTGGCATCGGCGACATCCGCATCCGTGGCCTCGGCGGCAATCGCGTGCGCATCGAGACCGACGGCATCGCGGTGCCGGATGCGTTCTCGATCGGCAGCTTCTCCAACGCCAACCGCAACTTCGTCGATCTCGACACGCTCAAGGCGGTGGAAGTCGTGCGCGGTCCCGGCAGCGCGCTTTACGGTTCGGACGCGCTGGGCGGCGTGGTCTCGTTCGTCACGAAGGATCCGTTCGATTATCTGGGCGAGGGCAAGGACGCCTACTTCGGTCTCAAGCTCGGCTACCTGGGCGAGGACGACAGCCTGTTCGGCAGCGCCACCGCCGCGTTTGGCGGCGAGCGCTGGTCGGGCCTGGTCGCGGTCGGCCACCACCAGGGCCAGGAGCGCGAGAACATGGGCGAGAACCGCAGCCGCAACAGCTCGCGCACCGCCCCGAATCCGCAGGACAGCGACGGCCGCAGCCTGCTGACCAAGCTGGTGTTCGCACCGAGCGGGAACCAGCGCTTCAAGCTCACCGTCGAAGGCAACGAGGATAGCGTCGATACCGACGTGCTCAGCGCGCTCGGCGACAGCTCGACGATCCCGAACACACCGCCGTCGGTGCGCGTGGCCTCGCAGACCGGCGACGACCACCAGACCCGCGCACGCGTCGCGTTCGCGCATGAGGTCGACGCGCTCGACACCGCGTTCGCCGACTCGCTGCAGTGGCAGATCTACCGCCAGGACAGCGAGACCACGCAACGCACGCGCGAGGAACGCGCCACGCTGCGCAACGGCGTCGCGATCAATCCGGTGCTGCGCGAGCGCGAGTTCAACTTCGACCAGCGCCTGTACGGTGCCGATGCGGTGCTGCACAAGGATTTCCGCACGGGCTCCGTCGATCATGCGCTGACCTATGGTGTCGAATTCACGCGTACCGATTTCAAGCAGAAGCGCGATGGCCGCGCGACCAACCTGCTCACCGGCACGGTGACCAACGTGATCTCGCCCGACACATTCCCGGTGCGCGACTTCCCCGTCAGTGAGACCTCGCAGGCGGCCTTGTACGTGCAGGACGAGATTTCGTTCGCCGGCGGCGAATTCCGCCTGATCCCGGCGGTGCGCGTGGATTACTACAAGCTCGATCCGGAACTCGATCCGATCTTCGCGCAGGACAATCCCGGCGTGGCCGTGGCCGATCTCAGCGAGACCAGCGTGTCGCCGAAGCTCGGCGCGGTGTGGCACTTCACCCAGGACTGGTCGCTGTTCGGCGGATACCAGCACGGTTTCCGCGCGCCGCCCTATGGCGACGTCAACCTGGGCTTCACCAATCTGCAGTTCGGCTACACGGCCATCCCGAATCCGGACCTCAAGCCCGAGACCAGCGATGGTGTCGAGCTGGGTCTGCGCTTCTCCAATGAAGCCGTGTATGCGGAAGTGTCCGGCTACTACAACCGCTACGACGACTTCATCGAGTCGGCGTCGCAGGTGAGCCAGCCGCCGCAGACGCCGCTGATCGTGTTCCAGTCGCGCAACATCGCCGATGCGGAGATCTACGGCATCGAGGCGCGCGCCGGCGTGGACCTGGGCGCGTACAGCGAAGCGCTCGCGGGCTGGTCGATCAAGGGCGCCGCCGCGTGGTCGAAGGGCGAGGACCGCACCACGAACGTGCCGCTGTCGTCGATCGACCCGCTGCGCGCCACGCTCGGCGTCGCGTACGACCGCGACACCTGGGGCGTGGAACTCGCCGGCCGGTTCGCCGCGCGCAAGGACGAACTTCCGGCCGCGAACCAGTTCGAGATCCCCGGTTACGGCGTGCTCGACCTGCTCGCGCACTGGAACTTCGCGCCGGGCGCGACCTTCGACGTCGGCGTATTCAACCTCGGCGACCGCAAGTACTGGGACGCCGGCGACGTGCCGGCCGGCACGCTCGCTGCCAGCACCGTCCTCGACCGCTACACCAGCCCGGGCCGCAACGTCGGCGTGAGCCTGGCGGTGAGCTGGTGA